One genomic segment of Ancylobacter sp. IITR112 includes these proteins:
- a CDS encoding cold-shock protein, translated as MSTQTGTVKWFNDQKGYGFIQPDGAGKDVFVHISAVQRSGLQGLRDGEKVSFELQTDQRSGKTSAVNLRVG; from the coding sequence ATGTCTACCCAGACCGGCACCGTGAAGTGGTTCAACGATCAGAAGGGCTACGGCTTCATTCAGCCCGATGGCGCTGGCAAGGACGTGTTCGTCCACATCAGCGCGGTTCAGCGTTCGGGCCTCCAGGGCCTGCGTGACGGCGAGAAGGTGTCCTTCGAGCTGCAGACCGACCAGCGTTCCGGCAAGACCTCCGCGGTCAACCTGCGCGTCGGCTGA
- a CDS encoding NADP-dependent malic enzyme, which yields MASYISDDLRSGALFYHRNPRPGKLEIQATKPLANQRDLALAYTPGVAAVCEAIAAEKELVAELTARQNLVAVVSNGTAVLGLGNIGPEASKPVMEGKAVLFKKFAGIDVFDIEINALEPDHVVSVVAALEPTFGGINLEDIKAPECFEIETRLREKMAIPVFHDDQHGTAIIVVAAIVNALHIGGKKLEDVKIVTSGAGAAAIATLNLLRSMGARRENIWVTDIEGVVYEGREKLMDPYKGVFAQKTDKRTLAEVIEGADIFIGLSAGGVLKPEMLKTMADRPLIMALANPTPEIMPDLARDARPDAMICTGRSDFPNQVNNVLCFPFIFRGALDAGATTINEEMKVAAVNAIAELARETPSDVVARAYGGETPVFGPTSLIPSPFDPRLILRIAPAVAKAAMESGVAKRPIADFDAYQEQLDRFVFRSGLVMKPIFALAKQAPKRVIYAEGEDERILRAAQVVVEEGIARPILIGRPSVVETRLQRFGLSIRPGREFDLINPEDDPRYRDYVTTYVEHAGRRGVTPELARTLVRTTPTVIAALAVVRGDADTMLCGVEGRFIRHLRHIRTIIGLAPGVRDVAALSMLLTQKGAFFLCDTQVQTDPTAEDLAEMAQLAAAHVRRFGIEPKVALLSHSDFGSRDDESAKKMRRTLDLVLQRAPDLMVDGEMEGDSALVPEMRERVLPGGRLQGVANILVMPNLDAANISYQMVKVFGDALPVGPILLGPAKPAHVLTPSVTARGIVNMTAIAVVEAQHG from the coding sequence ATGGCCTCTTACATCTCCGACGATCTGCGCTCTGGCGCGCTGTTCTATCACCGCAACCCGCGTCCCGGTAAGCTTGAGATCCAGGCCACCAAGCCGCTTGCGAACCAGCGCGACCTCGCTCTTGCCTATACGCCCGGCGTCGCCGCCGTGTGCGAGGCGATCGCGGCGGAGAAGGAGCTTGTGGCCGAACTGACCGCCCGGCAGAACCTCGTCGCCGTCGTCTCCAATGGCACCGCCGTGCTGGGCCTCGGCAATATCGGCCCGGAAGCCTCCAAGCCTGTCATGGAAGGCAAGGCGGTGCTGTTCAAGAAATTCGCCGGCATCGACGTGTTCGACATCGAGATCAACGCGCTGGAGCCGGACCATGTGGTGAGCGTGGTGGCGGCGCTGGAGCCGACCTTCGGCGGCATCAATCTCGAAGACATCAAGGCGCCGGAATGCTTCGAGATCGAGACGCGCCTGCGCGAGAAGATGGCGATCCCGGTCTTCCATGACGACCAGCATGGCACCGCCATCATCGTGGTGGCGGCCATCGTCAATGCGCTCCACATTGGCGGCAAGAAGCTGGAAGACGTGAAGATCGTCACCTCGGGCGCCGGCGCCGCCGCCATCGCCACGCTGAACCTGCTGCGCTCCATGGGCGCCCGGCGCGAGAACATCTGGGTCACCGACATCGAGGGCGTGGTCTATGAGGGCCGCGAGAAGCTGATGGACCCCTATAAGGGGGTGTTCGCGCAGAAGACCGACAAGCGCACTCTGGCCGAAGTGATCGAGGGGGCCGACATCTTCATCGGCCTCTCCGCCGGCGGCGTGCTCAAGCCGGAAATGCTGAAGACCATGGCCGACCGCCCGCTGATCATGGCGCTGGCCAACCCGACCCCGGAAATCATGCCGGATCTCGCCCGCGACGCGCGCCCCGACGCGATGATCTGCACCGGCCGTTCGGACTTCCCGAACCAGGTCAACAATGTCCTGTGCTTCCCCTTCATCTTCCGCGGCGCGCTCGATGCGGGGGCGACGACGATCAATGAGGAGATGAAGGTCGCGGCGGTGAACGCCATCGCCGAGCTGGCGCGCGAGACGCCGTCCGATGTCGTCGCCCGCGCCTATGGCGGCGAGACGCCGGTGTTCGGCCCCACCTCGCTCATTCCTTCGCCCTTCGATCCGCGTCTGATCCTGCGCATCGCCCCGGCGGTGGCCAAGGCGGCGATGGAGTCGGGTGTCGCCAAGCGGCCGATCGCCGATTTCGACGCCTATCAGGAACAGCTCGACCGCTTCGTCTTCCGCTCCGGCCTGGTGATGAAGCCGATCTTCGCCCTCGCCAAGCAGGCGCCCAAGCGGGTGATCTATGCCGAGGGCGAGGATGAGCGCATCCTGCGCGCCGCGCAGGTGGTGGTGGAGGAGGGTATCGCCCGCCCGATCCTGATCGGCCGTCCCTCGGTGGTGGAAACCCGGCTGCAGCGCTTCGGCCTGTCGATCCGGCCGGGGCGCGAATTCGACCTCATCAATCCCGAGGACGATCCGCGCTACCGCGACTATGTCACCACCTATGTCGAGCATGCCGGCCGGCGCGGGGTGACGCCCGAACTCGCCCGCACGCTGGTGCGCACCACGCCGACCGTGATCGCCGCGCTGGCGGTGGTGCGCGGCGATGCCGACACCATGCTGTGCGGGGTGGAAGGCCGGTTCATCCGCCATCTGCGCCATATCCGCACCATTATCGGCCTCGCCCCCGGCGTGCGCGACGTGGCGGCGCTGTCCATGCTGCTGACGCAGAAGGGCGCATTCTTCCTGTGCGACACCCAGGTGCAGACCGACCCCACCGCCGAGGACCTCGCGGAGATGGCGCAGCTTGCCGCCGCGCATGTGCGCCGCTTCGGCATCGAGCCGAAAGTGGCGCTGCTGTCGCATTCCGACTTCGGCAGCCGCGACGACGAGAGCGCCAAGAAGATGCGCCGCACGCTCGACCTCGTTCTCCAGCGCGCCCCCGACCTGATGGTCGATGGCGAGATGGAGGGCGACAGCGCGCTGGTGCCGGAAATGCGCGAGCGGGTGCTGCCGGGCGGGCGGCTGCAGGGCGTGGCGAATATCCTCGTAATGCCCAATCTCGATGCGGCCAATATCAGCTACCAGATGGTGAAGGTGTTCGGCGACGCGCTTCCCGTCGGGCCGATCCTGCTCGGCCCGGCCAAGCCCGCCCATGTGCTCACCCCCTCGGTGACGGCGCGCGGCATCGTCAACATGACCGCCATCGCGGTGGTGGAAGCCCAGCACGGCTGA
- a CDS encoding glycine zipper domain-containing protein, protein MRAPLMFATLALAGGLLAAAPGAARANDTTAGAIIGGAAGAIIGGAASGNAGGAVAGAVIGGATGAIIGNQSDKNKKKSYYYWSSGKCLYRYPNGQVVKVSKNYCY, encoded by the coding sequence ATGCGCGCCCCCCTGATGTTCGCGACGCTGGCGCTGGCCGGCGGTCTTCTTGCCGCTGCCCCCGGTGCGGCGCGGGCCAATGACACGACGGCGGGGGCGATCATTGGCGGGGCGGCCGGCGCCATCATCGGCGGCGCCGCCAGTGGCAATGCCGGCGGCGCGGTGGCGGGGGCGGTGATCGGCGGCGCCACCGGCGCGATCATCGGCAACCAGAGCGACAAGAACAAGAAGAAGTCCTATTACTACTGGTCGAGCGGCAAGTGCCTGTACCGCTACCCCAACGGGCAGGTGGTCAAGGTCAGCAAGAACTACTGCTATTGA
- a CDS encoding M20/M25/M40 family metallo-hydrolase, protein MSTLAHRLADFIDQERARQIRFLAEIVRFPSDNPPGDCAPHAEHTARLIEALGFTVERHRVPDELVRANGMVSATNLIVRHRFGEGPVVALNAHGDVVPPGEGWTHDPYGAEIVDGWMYGRGVAVSKSDFATYLWALIALKQSGAALGGTVELHFTYDEEAGGEIGPGWLLREGLSRPDYALSAGFSYGVVNAHNGCLHLEVEVNGRSAHAAKPFTGIDALEAANHVLSALYAWRKGLAARVSAIAGIGSPQMTVGLIRGGINTNVVPDRITFRLDRRMIPEENPAEVEAELRAVIAAAAQDFPDARVEVRRILLATPLTPTPASQHLSALLCRHASDIMGETVEAVGVPLYTDARLYAAAGVPTVLYGAGPRSIEEANAHRADERLPLDELNRATKVIALTLADLLGARPA, encoded by the coding sequence ATGTCCACGCTTGCCCACCGCCTCGCCGACTTCATCGACCAGGAGCGCGCGCGCCAGATCCGCTTCCTCGCCGAGATCGTGCGCTTTCCCTCCGACAATCCGCCCGGCGACTGCGCCCCGCATGCCGAGCACACCGCGCGGCTGATCGAAGCGCTCGGCTTCACCGTCGAGCGCCATCGCGTGCCGGACGAGCTGGTGCGCGCCAATGGCATGGTGTCGGCCACCAATCTGATCGTGCGCCACCGTTTCGGCGAGGGCCCGGTGGTGGCGCTCAACGCCCATGGCGATGTGGTGCCGCCGGGCGAAGGCTGGACCCATGACCCCTATGGCGCCGAGATCGTCGATGGCTGGATGTATGGGCGCGGCGTCGCCGTCTCCAAATCCGACTTCGCCACCTATCTCTGGGCGCTGATCGCGCTGAAGCAGAGCGGCGCGGCGCTCGGCGGCACGGTGGAACTGCACTTCACCTATGACGAGGAGGCCGGCGGCGAGATCGGGCCGGGCTGGCTGCTGCGCGAAGGGCTGAGCCGGCCGGACTACGCCCTTTCCGCCGGCTTCTCCTATGGCGTCGTCAACGCCCATAATGGCTGTCTGCATCTGGAAGTCGAGGTCAACGGCCGCTCGGCCCATGCCGCCAAGCCCTTCACCGGCATCGACGCGCTGGAAGCGGCCAATCATGTGCTGAGCGCGCTCTATGCCTGGCGCAAAGGGCTGGCGGCGCGCGTCTCCGCCATTGCCGGCATTGGCAGCCCGCAAATGACGGTGGGGCTGATCCGGGGCGGCATCAACACCAATGTCGTGCCCGACCGCATCACCTTCCGCCTCGACCGGCGGATGATCCCGGAAGAGAACCCGGCCGAGGTGGAAGCGGAACTGCGGGCGGTGATCGCGGCGGCGGCACAGGATTTCCCGGATGCCCGGGTGGAGGTGCGCCGCATCCTGCTCGCCACCCCGCTCACCCCGACCCCGGCCTCGCAGCATCTGAGCGCGCTGCTGTGCCGCCATGCCAGCGACATCATGGGCGAGACGGTCGAGGCCGTCGGCGTGCCGCTTTACACCGATGCCCGGCTCTATGCCGCCGCCGGCGTGCCGACCGTGCTCTACGGCGCCGGCCCGCGCTCCATCGAAGAGGCGAACGCCCATCGGGCGGATGAGCGCCTGCCGCTCGACGAACTGAACCGCGCCACCAAGGTGATCGCGCTCACTCTGGCCGATCTTCTCGGCGCCCGCCCGGCATAG
- a CDS encoding cold-shock protein yields the protein MADTGTVKWFNEQKGYGFIQPDNGGKDVFVHISAVQRSGLQGLRDGDKISFELQTDQRSGKTSAVNLRPL from the coding sequence ATGGCGGATACCGGCACGGTTAAGTGGTTCAACGAGCAGAAGGGCTACGGCTTCATCCAGCCCGATAATGGCGGCAAGGACGTGTTCGTCCACATCAGCGCGGTGCAGCGCTCGGGCCTGCAGGGGCTGCGCGACGGCGACAAGATCTCGTTCGAGCTGCAGACGGACCAGCGCTCGGGCAAGACCTCCGCGGTCAATCTCCGTCCGCTCTGA